One part of the Streptomyces nigra genome encodes these proteins:
- a CDS encoding DUF305 domain-containing protein, which yields MAGTAAAVLVAAGALTYAAAGDGSGDPVPGADSADAGFARDMSVHHQQAVEMAYVVRDRTDDEDVRRLAYDIAQTQANQRGMLLGWLDLWDLPKVSADAPMTWMGMGDAPSAGEGSLMPGMATDAEMKKLGALDGEKAEVFFLQLMTAHHKGGIHMAEGCLDKCATGVEKRLARTMVNGQQSEIDLMADMLRERGAKPRA from the coding sequence ATGGCGGGGACCGCGGCGGCCGTCCTCGTCGCCGCCGGCGCGCTGACCTACGCGGCCGCCGGGGACGGCTCCGGGGACCCGGTCCCGGGTGCGGACTCGGCGGACGCGGGCTTCGCGCGCGACATGTCCGTGCACCACCAGCAGGCCGTGGAGATGGCGTACGTGGTGCGCGACCGCACCGACGACGAGGACGTGCGGCGCCTGGCGTACGACATCGCGCAGACGCAGGCCAACCAGCGCGGCATGCTGCTGGGCTGGCTGGATCTGTGGGATCTGCCGAAGGTGTCCGCGGACGCCCCGATGACCTGGATGGGCATGGGCGACGCGCCCTCCGCCGGGGAGGGGTCGCTGATGCCGGGCATGGCGACCGACGCGGAGATGAAGAAGCTCGGCGCGCTCGACGGCGAAAAGGCGGAGGTCTTCTTCCTCCAGCTGATGACGGCCCACCACAAGGGCGGCATCCACATGGCCGAGGGCTGCCTGGACAAGTGCGCGACGGGCGTGGAGAAGAGGCTCGCGCGGACGATGGTGAACGGGCAGCAGTCGGAGATCGACCTGATGGCCGACATGCTGCGCGAGCGCGGCGCGAAGCCGCGCGCATAG
- a CDS encoding MMPL family transporter produces MAVDAAPSGEVPAGRLAGRWVPWLVIGLWLVLAAFAVPLSGKLSSVTTDSAADTLPAGAESTKVAILEDSLPDGDDNTFVFVYHRAGGMTDADRATVERHYDTLAERYPPKETEAADEDDEGPPTSLSTDGEAMTFTLEVSTAHGPPEEIVGPLRDAAKDRPSGLELDVTGPGAIDGDMDAVFDGIDEQVLLTTIAVVTLLLILTYRSPVLWIIPLVSVGAAALTSMGTVYLLVKGFGIVVDDQNSALLTILVFGVGTDYALLLIARYREALHHHENVRVAMVHALRSAAPAIVASAATVVAGLLCLLVADLNSTSGLGPIGAAGILCALVAMLTLFPAVLVVLGRRIFWPAVPRFSTAVEERPGLWGRLGTAISRRRWPAALGSLGVLGVLALGLAGNTGALREQDQFLSAPESVTGFTVLREHFPELGGQPMTVFTRPAHQEQVLDVVEDTPGVASAVPEESSGGWAGISVFPEDAPDTAAEYDTIKRVRAAVHAVDGAEAIVGGPSAENLDTEVTTERDEKLVIPLVLVVVLIVLGLLLRAILAPLVLMATVIVSFAAAFGGSVFVFDTILGFKGVDYSVPLLAFLFLVALGVDYNIFLAGRAREETLRLGTREGMLKALSATGGVITSAGLVLAATFAVLVTLPLVMLVEVGFLVAFGVLLDALLVRSVLVPALTLLIGPRMWWPSRLSRPAAEPPAGRQPVDGRAESVLQR; encoded by the coding sequence ATGGCAGTCGACGCAGCGCCGTCCGGGGAAGTGCCGGCCGGCCGGTTGGCAGGCCGGTGGGTGCCGTGGTTGGTGATCGGCTTGTGGTTGGTGCTGGCGGCGTTCGCGGTGCCGTTGAGCGGGAAGCTGAGTTCGGTCACCACCGACAGCGCCGCGGACACCCTGCCGGCCGGTGCCGAGTCCACCAAGGTCGCGATACTGGAGGACAGCCTTCCCGACGGTGACGACAACACGTTCGTCTTCGTGTACCACCGCGCCGGCGGAATGACCGACGCCGACCGCGCGACGGTCGAGCGGCACTACGACACCCTCGCCGAGCGGTACCCGCCGAAGGAGACGGAGGCGGCCGACGAGGACGACGAGGGCCCGCCGACGAGCCTCTCCACCGACGGCGAGGCGATGACGTTCACCCTCGAGGTGAGCACGGCCCACGGCCCACCGGAGGAGATCGTCGGCCCGTTGCGTGACGCCGCCAAGGACCGCCCCTCCGGCCTGGAACTCGACGTGACCGGCCCCGGCGCGATCGACGGCGACATGGACGCCGTCTTCGACGGCATCGACGAGCAGGTCCTCCTCACCACGATCGCCGTCGTCACCCTCCTGCTGATCCTCACCTACCGCAGCCCGGTGCTGTGGATCATCCCGCTGGTGTCCGTCGGCGCGGCGGCGCTGACCTCGATGGGGACCGTCTACCTGCTCGTCAAGGGCTTCGGCATCGTGGTCGACGACCAGAACTCGGCGCTGCTGACGATCCTGGTGTTCGGCGTCGGCACGGACTACGCGCTGTTGCTCATCGCCCGGTACCGGGAGGCGCTGCACCACCACGAGAACGTCCGGGTCGCGATGGTCCACGCCCTGCGCTCCGCGGCGCCGGCCATCGTCGCGTCCGCGGCCACCGTGGTCGCCGGCCTGCTCTGCCTGCTCGTCGCGGACCTGAACAGCACCAGCGGGCTGGGCCCGATCGGTGCGGCCGGCATCCTGTGCGCGCTGGTGGCCATGCTGACGCTGTTCCCGGCGGTGCTCGTCGTGCTCGGCAGGCGGATCTTCTGGCCGGCCGTCCCGCGGTTCAGCACGGCCGTGGAGGAGAGGCCGGGGCTGTGGGGACGGCTCGGCACCGCCATCAGCCGCCGCCGGTGGCCGGCGGCGCTCGGCTCGCTCGGAGTCCTCGGCGTCCTCGCCCTCGGCCTGGCGGGCAACACCGGCGCCCTGCGGGAGCAGGACCAGTTCCTGTCCGCGCCCGAGTCGGTCACCGGCTTCACCGTGCTCCGCGAGCACTTCCCGGAGCTCGGCGGCCAGCCGATGACGGTCTTCACACGGCCGGCCCACCAGGAGCAGGTGCTCGACGTCGTCGAGGACACGCCCGGTGTCGCCTCGGCCGTCCCGGAGGAGAGCAGCGGGGGCTGGGCCGGCATCTCCGTGTTCCCGGAGGACGCGCCGGACACCGCCGCCGAGTACGACACCATCAAGCGGGTGCGTGCCGCCGTGCACGCCGTGGACGGGGCCGAGGCGATCGTCGGCGGGCCGAGTGCGGAGAACCTCGACACCGAGGTGACCACCGAGCGCGACGAGAAACTGGTGATCCCGCTGGTGCTCGTCGTCGTCCTGATCGTCCTCGGGCTGCTGCTGCGCGCGATCCTCGCCCCGCTGGTCCTGATGGCCACCGTGATCGTCTCGTTCGCCGCGGCCTTCGGCGGCAGCGTGTTCGTCTTCGACACGATCCTCGGGTTCAAGGGCGTCGACTACTCGGTGCCGCTGCTGGCCTTCCTGTTCCTGGTGGCGCTCGGCGTCGACTACAACATCTTCCTGGCCGGCAGGGCCCGGGAGGAGACCCTGCGGCTCGGCACCCGCGAGGGCATGCTCAAGGCCCTCTCGGCCACCGGTGGCGTCATCACCTCGGCCGGCCTGGTCCTGGCGGCCACGTTCGCGGTCCTCGTCACCCTTCCGCTGGTGATGCTGGTCGAGGTCGGGTTCCTGGTGGCCTTCGGCGTGCTGCTCGACGCCCTGCTGGTGCGGTCGGTCCTGGTGCCCGCCCTCACCCTGCTGATCGGCCCGCGGATGTGGTGGCCGAGTCGGCTGTCCCGGCCGGCGGCGGAGCCGCCGGCCGGTCGGCAGCCGGTCGACGGCCGAGCGGAGTCCGTGCTGCAACGGTGA
- the glnA gene encoding type I glutamate--ammonia ligase translates to MDKQQEFVLRTLEERDIRFVRLWFTDVLGFLKSVAVAPAELEQAFDEGIGFDGSAIEGFARVYESDMIAKPDPSTFQILPWRAEAPGTARMFCDILMPDGSPSFADPRYVLKRALARTSDLGFTFYTHPEIEFFLLKDKPVDGTRPTPADNSGYFDHTPQNIGMDFRRQAITMLESMGISVEFSHHEGAPGQQEIDLRYADALSTADNIMTFRLVMKQVALEQGVQATFMPKPFSEHPGSGMHTHLSLFEGDRNAFYESGAEYQLSKVGRSFIAGLLRHAAEISAVTNQWVNSYKRIWGGSERTAGAGGEAPSYICWGHNNRSALVRVPMYKPGKTGSARVEVRSLDAGTNPYLAYAVLLAAGLKGIEEGYELPPGAEDDVWALSNAERRAMGIEPLPQNLGEALTLMENSDLVAETLGEHVFDFFLRNKKSEWEEYRSEVTAFELRKNLPVL, encoded by the coding sequence ATGGACAAGCAGCAGGAGTTCGTGCTCCGGACGTTGGAGGAGCGCGACATCCGGTTCGTACGGCTGTGGTTCACGGACGTGCTGGGCTTCCTCAAGTCCGTGGCCGTGGCCCCCGCCGAGCTGGAACAGGCCTTCGACGAGGGCATCGGCTTCGACGGCTCCGCGATCGAGGGCTTCGCCCGGGTCTACGAGTCCGACATGATCGCCAAGCCCGATCCGTCGACGTTCCAGATCCTCCCCTGGCGCGCGGAGGCCCCCGGCACCGCCCGGATGTTCTGCGACATCCTCATGCCGGACGGCTCCCCGTCCTTCGCGGACCCGCGCTACGTCCTCAAGCGCGCCCTCGCCCGCACCTCCGACCTGGGCTTCACGTTCTACACCCACCCGGAGATCGAGTTCTTCCTGCTGAAGGACAAGCCGGTCGACGGCACCCGCCCCACCCCGGCGGACAATTCCGGCTACTTCGACCACACCCCGCAGAACATCGGCATGGACTTCCGCCGCCAGGCGATCACCATGCTGGAGTCCATGGGCATCTCCGTGGAGTTCTCCCACCACGAGGGCGCCCCCGGCCAGCAGGAGATCGACCTCCGCTACGCCGACGCGCTCTCCACGGCGGACAACATCATGACGTTCCGCCTGGTCATGAAGCAGGTGGCGCTGGAGCAGGGTGTCCAGGCGACGTTCATGCCGAAGCCCTTCTCCGAGCACCCGGGCTCCGGCATGCACACCCACCTGTCGCTCTTCGAGGGCGACCGCAACGCGTTCTACGAGTCCGGCGCCGAGTACCAGCTCTCGAAGGTCGGACGCTCCTTCATCGCGGGCCTGCTCCGCCACGCCGCCGAGATCTCCGCGGTCACCAACCAGTGGGTGAACTCCTACAAGCGCATCTGGGGCGGCTCCGAGCGCACGGCGGGCGCCGGCGGCGAGGCCCCGTCCTACATCTGCTGGGGCCACAACAACCGCTCGGCCCTGGTCCGCGTCCCGATGTACAAGCCCGGCAAGACCGGCTCGGCCCGTGTCGAGGTCCGTTCCCTGGACGCCGGCACCAACCCGTACCTCGCCTACGCGGTCCTCCTCGCCGCCGGCCTCAAGGGCATCGAGGAGGGCTACGAACTCCCGCCCGGCGCCGAGGACGACGTCTGGGCCCTCTCCAACGCCGAGCGCCGCGCGATGGGCATCGAACCCCTCCCGCAGAACCTCGGCGAGGCCCTGACCCTCATGGAGAACAGCGACCTGGTCGCCGAAACCCTCGGCGAACACGTCTTCGACTTCTTCCTCCGCAACAAGAAGTCGGAGTGGGAGGAGTACCGCAGCGAGGTCACGGCCTTCGAACTGCGGAAGAACCTGCCGGTGCTGTAG
- a CDS encoding DUF3105 domain-containing protein, with translation MGSAKNRNSAERKARIEEMRRAEQARERRGRIITIGVSTLIVAALVVGGVVLVRSQTGDDEAAKPDRTTGKFVAGDDGVNTWKGKLASTHVETSVDYPMEPPVGGNHHRAWMNCNGDVYTKELRRENAVHSLEHGAVWVTYTSKAPKADVDALAAKVKQTPYTLMSPDEKQKDPIMLSAWGHQRTVKSADDPAVGKFFETYVQGKQTPEPGAACTGGLAE, from the coding sequence ATGGGCTCCGCCAAGAACCGGAACAGCGCCGAGCGCAAGGCGCGGATAGAGGAGATGCGGCGGGCCGAGCAGGCCCGTGAGCGCCGCGGCCGCATCATCACCATCGGCGTCTCCACCCTGATCGTCGCCGCCCTCGTCGTCGGCGGGGTCGTCCTCGTCCGGTCGCAGACGGGCGACGACGAGGCCGCGAAGCCCGACAGGACGACGGGCAAGTTCGTCGCCGGGGACGACGGGGTGAACACCTGGAAGGGCAAGCTGGCCAGCACGCACGTCGAGACGAGCGTGGACTACCCGATGGAGCCCCCGGTCGGCGGCAACCACCACCGCGCCTGGATGAACTGCAACGGCGACGTCTACACCAAGGAGCTGCGGCGGGAGAACGCCGTGCACTCGCTGGAGCACGGCGCGGTCTGGGTGACGTACACGTCCAAGGCGCCCAAGGCCGACGTCGACGCGCTGGCGGCGAAGGTGAAGCAGACGCCGTACACGCTGATGAGCCCGGACGAGAAGCAGAAGGACCCGATCATGCTGAGCGCCTGGGGGCACCAGCGCACGGTGAAGAGCGCGGACGACCCGGCCGTCGGGAAGTTCTTCGAGACGTACGTCCAGGGCAAGCAGACGCCCGAGCCGGGTGCCGCCTGCACGGGCGGTCTCGCGGAGTGA
- a CDS encoding globin domain-containing protein yields MLSEQSAATVRATLPVVGGAIGEITERFYARLFAARPELLRDLFNRGNQAAGTQRQALAGSIAAFATHLVDHPDQRPDAMLSRIAHKHASLGVAPEQYALVHEHLFAAIAEVLGEAVTPEVAAAWDEVYWLMANALTAIEKRLYAESGGAGRRSWEVVERVEETEDVATFRVRPADGGPVPDFRAGQYVSVQVELADGARQIRQYSLSAAPGSPLRQFSVKRVRGEAGPDGEVSAHLHAHVRPGDRLDLSAPYGDLVLAGTDAPLLLASAGIGVTPMVAILGELADAGHEGPVLVVHGDRSPAGHALRADHEAYAGKLADATVRFWYETGADPAEASHRAGLVDLAEVTVPEGTQAYLCGPLPFMRTVRAQLLGKGVAAADIHYEVFGPDLWLAQAG; encoded by the coding sequence ATGCTGTCCGAGCAGTCCGCCGCCACCGTGCGCGCCACCCTCCCCGTCGTCGGCGGGGCCATCGGTGAGATCACGGAGCGCTTCTACGCCCGCCTCTTCGCCGCCCGCCCCGAGCTGCTGCGCGACCTGTTCAACCGCGGCAACCAGGCGGCCGGCACCCAGCGGCAGGCGCTGGCGGGGTCGATCGCCGCGTTCGCGACGCACCTGGTGGACCACCCCGACCAGCGGCCGGACGCGATGCTGAGCCGTATCGCGCACAAGCACGCCTCCCTCGGGGTGGCGCCCGAGCAGTACGCGCTCGTCCACGAGCACCTGTTCGCCGCGATCGCCGAGGTGCTCGGGGAGGCCGTCACCCCCGAGGTCGCCGCCGCCTGGGACGAGGTGTACTGGCTGATGGCGAACGCCCTGACCGCCATCGAGAAGCGGCTGTACGCGGAGAGCGGCGGGGCCGGCCGGCGCTCCTGGGAGGTCGTGGAGCGCGTCGAGGAGACCGAGGACGTGGCCACCTTCCGGGTACGCCCGGCCGACGGCGGCCCGGTGCCCGACTTCCGGGCCGGGCAGTACGTCTCCGTCCAGGTCGAGCTGGCGGACGGGGCCCGGCAGATCCGCCAGTACAGCCTCTCGGCGGCTCCCGGCTCGCCGTTGCGCCAGTTCAGCGTCAAGCGCGTGCGGGGCGAGGCCGGACCGGACGGCGAGGTCTCGGCGCACCTGCACGCGCACGTGCGGCCCGGCGACCGGCTGGACCTCTCGGCGCCGTACGGCGATCTCGTGCTGGCCGGCACGGACGCGCCGCTGCTGCTCGCCTCCGCCGGTATCGGCGTCACCCCGATGGTCGCGATACTCGGCGAGCTGGCGGACGCCGGGCACGAGGGCCCGGTGCTGGTCGTGCACGGCGACCGCTCCCCCGCCGGGCACGCCCTGCGCGCCGACCACGAGGCGTACGCAGGGAAGCTCGCGGACGCCACGGTCCGCTTCTGGTACGAGACCGGCGCCGACCCCGCCGAGGCGTCCCACCGCGCCGGGCTGGTCGACCTGGCCGAGGTGACCGTGCCCGAGGGCACGCAGGCCTACCTGTGCGGTCCGCTGCCGTTCATGCGGACGGTGCGGGCGCAGCTGCTCGGCAAGGGTGTGGCGGCGGCGGACATCCACTACGAGGTGTTCGGGCCGGACCTCTGGCTGGCGCAGGCGGGCTGA
- a CDS encoding tetratricopeptide repeat protein yields MELGEDTLARRRRVLGEDHPDTLRTASHLAIWRGELRRAEGAVELGEDTLARRRRVLGEDHPDTLVTASNLASRLGELGRVEEAVELGEDALARLRRVSGEDHPDTLATASNLAIRLADLGRAEEAVELDQDALARLRRVSGEDHPDTLATASNLAIRLADLGRVEEAVELGEDALARLRRVSGEDHPTTLTTASNLAVDLGGAGRVEEAVELGEDTLARRRRVLGEDHPDTLATASNLAIRLGGLGRVEEAGELGEDTLARRRRVLGEDHPDTLVTARWLSTLLRRK; encoded by the coding sequence GTGGAACTGGGCGAGGACACCTTGGCCCGGCGGAGGCGGGTTCTGGGTGAGGATCACCCCGACACCCTGCGCACCGCGTCGCACCTGGCGATCTGGCGGGGGGAGCTGCGTCGGGCGGAGGGCGCGGTGGAGCTGGGCGAGGACACCTTGGCCCGGCGGAGGCGGGTTCTGGGTGAGGATCACCCCGACACCCTGGTCACAGCGTCGAACCTGGCTTCCCGGCTGGGGGAGCTGGGTCGGGTGGAGGAGGCGGTGGAGCTGGGCGAGGATGCCTTGGCCCGGTTGCGGCGCGTCTCGGGTGAGGACCACCCCGACACCCTGGCCACGGCGTCGAACCTGGCTATCCGGTTGGCGGACTTGGGTCGGGCGGAGGAGGCGGTGGAGCTGGACCAGGATGCCTTGGCCCGGTTGCGGCGCGTCTCGGGTGAGGACCACCCCGACACCCTGGCCACGGCGTCGAACCTGGCTATCCGGTTGGCGGACTTGGGTCGGGTGGAGGAGGCGGTGGAGCTGGGCGAGGATGCCTTGGCCCGGTTGCGGCGCGTCTCGGGTGAGGACCACCCCACCACTCTGACCACGGCGTCGAACCTGGCGGTCGACTTGGGCGGGGCGGGTCGGGTGGAGGAGGCGGTCGAGCTGGGCGAGGACACCTTGGCCCGGCGGAGGCGGGTATTGGGTGAGGACCACCCCGACACCCTGGCCACGGCGTCGAACCTGGCGATTCGGCTGGGAGGGCTGGGCCGAGTGGAGGAGGCGGGCGAGCTGGGCGAGGACACCTTGGCCCGGCGGAGGCGGGTATTGGGCGAGGACCACCCCGACACCCTGGTTACGGCCCGATGGCTAAGTACTCTTCTACGGCGCAAGTGA
- a CDS encoding RrF2 family transcriptional regulator, with protein MRLLRSTDLALRLLMRLAVLGDAMPTTREVAADMEVPYTHAAKVVAELQHLGLVDARRGRGGGLTLSERGRTASVGAVVRAFEGDGDVVECEGDNPCPLSPGCRLRGALRQAQEAFYASLDPLTLADVTADPTGPLLLQIGRPA; from the coding sequence ATGCGGCTGTTGCGCTCCACCGATCTGGCCCTGCGCCTGCTGATGCGGCTCGCCGTCCTCGGGGACGCCATGCCGACGACCCGCGAGGTGGCCGCCGACATGGAGGTGCCCTACACGCACGCCGCCAAGGTGGTCGCCGAACTCCAGCACCTGGGCCTCGTCGACGCCCGCCGGGGGCGCGGCGGCGGGCTCACGCTCAGCGAGCGCGGCCGCACCGCGTCCGTCGGCGCGGTCGTGCGGGCCTTCGAGGGGGACGGCGACGTCGTCGAGTGCGAGGGCGACAACCCCTGCCCGCTCAGCCCCGGATGCCGGCTGCGCGGGGCGCTGCGGCAGGCCCAGGAGGCGTTCTACGCCTCGCTGGACCCGCTCACCCTGGCCGACGTCACCGCGGACCCCACGGGCCCCCTGCTGCTCCAGATCGGCCGCCCAGCCTGA
- the fxsT gene encoding FxSxx-COOH system tetratricopeptide repeat protein codes for MLRALLAPALFGLGEEKAREVLLAAVAGPVGAPRVSPRFPDQAGAGRLRSVGATGPRLPGTLPRVWNVPARNAGFVGRNDLLTEVRSRLAGGRTVAVVALDGRGGVGKTQLAAEYAHRFCGEYELVWWVRAEDPALISEQLALLAVETGAAQSKVPPEKAVQALGHELRSRARWLLIFDNAEDPEALADFVPSGPGHVLITSRNPDWHGMASPLDVDVLARQESIDLLRSRTPWLSEAEAGRLAEALDDLPLALVQAAAVLTTTTVDDYLVLLTSNASEVTDEGRPRDYRWSLAAQIRLSMQRLRSLNAEAADVMNACALLAPEPFVLPAGAGLTSDEDAIWRVVADRRTRTRVLSALHQHGLARVAGGSLHLHRLTLAVLKDQLTPEEHVAAAENASALLAAAYPGKAQEPASWPRWPDLLPHLLAIDPTDLVSAEARFAACEACLYLLDRGSAAAILPRLKDLYHAWNALLGPDHTHTEWAANYLAMAFSAVGDHDSAYALHRDMFDRQRRVSGEDHPDTLATASNLAIRLAGLGRVEEAFELGEDTFARRGRVLGEDHPDTLRTGSNVANWLGQLGRVEEAVELGEDALARLRRVLGEDHPGTLATASNLAIWRGS; via the coding sequence ATGTTGCGGGCGTTACTCGCGCCGGCACTCTTCGGCCTGGGGGAGGAGAAGGCGCGGGAGGTGCTTCTGGCGGCGGTGGCGGGGCCGGTGGGGGCACCGCGGGTGAGTCCACGGTTTCCGGACCAGGCTGGGGCGGGGCGGTTGCGGAGCGTAGGGGCGACCGGGCCACGGCTGCCAGGCACGTTACCGAGAGTGTGGAACGTGCCCGCGCGCAATGCCGGGTTCGTCGGCCGCAATGACCTTCTGACGGAAGTCCGATCCCGGCTGGCCGGCGGGCGCACCGTGGCGGTGGTGGCACTGGATGGTCGTGGCGGAGTAGGCAAGACGCAACTGGCCGCAGAGTACGCACACCGGTTCTGCGGCGAGTACGAGCTGGTGTGGTGGGTGCGGGCGGAAGATCCAGCACTCATTTCCGAGCAGTTGGCACTACTGGCGGTCGAAACTGGGGCTGCACAGTCCAAAGTTCCGCCCGAGAAAGCTGTGCAAGCGCTCGGGCATGAGCTGCGGTCCCGTGCACGCTGGCTGCTCATCTTCGACAACGCAGAGGACCCTGAGGCCCTGGCGGACTTTGTCCCGTCCGGGCCGGGGCATGTGCTGATCACCTCGCGGAACCCGGACTGGCACGGGATGGCCTCGCCGTTGGACGTCGACGTGCTGGCGCGCCAGGAGTCGATCGACCTGCTGCGCAGTCGCACACCCTGGCTGTCAGAGGCGGAGGCGGGGCGTCTGGCCGAGGCGCTGGATGACCTGCCGCTGGCCCTGGTCCAAGCCGCAGCGGTGTTGACGACGACAACCGTGGACGACTACCTGGTGCTGTTGACGAGCAATGCCAGCGAGGTAACAGATGAAGGCAGGCCGCGTGACTACCGATGGTCGCTGGCCGCGCAGATCCGGCTGAGCATGCAGCGGCTGCGGTCTCTGAACGCGGAGGCGGCCGATGTGATGAACGCCTGTGCACTGCTGGCCCCCGAGCCGTTCGTTCTGCCGGCCGGCGCCGGACTGACATCGGATGAAGACGCCATTTGGCGAGTGGTGGCAGATCGACGCACCAGGACCCGTGTCCTGTCGGCACTGCATCAGCACGGGTTGGCCCGGGTCGCGGGCGGCAGCCTCCACCTGCACCGCCTCACCCTGGCCGTCCTCAAAGACCAGCTCACCCCCGAGGAGCACGTTGCCGCAGCCGAGAACGCAAGTGCCCTCCTCGCCGCGGCCTATCCAGGTAAGGCGCAGGAACCTGCCTCCTGGCCACGCTGGCCCGACCTGTTGCCCCACCTGCTGGCGATCGATCCGACCGACCTCGTCTCCGCCGAAGCACGCTTCGCCGCATGCGAGGCATGCCTCTACCTCCTGGACCGTGGCAGTGCAGCAGCCATCCTGCCCCGCCTCAAGGACCTGTACCACGCATGGAACGCCTTACTGGGCCCTGATCACACGCACACCGAGTGGGCCGCTAACTACTTGGCCATGGCGTTTAGTGCCGTTGGCGATCACGACAGTGCCTATGCCTTGCACCGGGACATGTTCGACAGGCAGCGGCGGGTGTCGGGTGAGGACCACCCCGACACTCTCGCGACTGCATCTAACCTGGCGATCCGGCTGGCGGGTTTGGGTCGGGTGGAGGAAGCGTTCGAGCTGGGCGAGGACACCTTTGCCCGACGAGGGCGGGTTCTGGGTGAGGACCACCCCGACACTCTGCGCACTGGATCCAACGTGGCGAATTGGCTGGGGCAACTGGGTCGGGTGGAGGAGGCGGTGGAGCTGGGCGAGGACGCCTTGGCCCGGCTGCGACGGGTTCTGGGTGAGGATCACCCCGGCACCCTGGCCACGGCGTCGAACCTGGCGATCTGGCGGGGGAGCTAG